The sequence cctgtaagttttcttgtaaatgtcgtatttatagttaaatcgcgctacggaatctgttggcgctatataaatggcgataataacaacaacaacaacataaatCTAATACAGGAATAGCAGTAAAAGCTAGTGACAGGGTTAATTGCTAGAATAGCAGAGTTAGCCACACAGGAAAGACAGACTGGGGAATGCAGGAATAGTAGTTGGGTGCAGAGTGATGTGTAAGTGAATACTGGAGTAGTGGGTGGAATAGTAGGGCAGTTAAAAGTAGTTGCACAGTGGTGTGTAGCTGTATACGGGTACAGAGGAAGAGACTGACTGGATGGATATCAAGAAATAGTACAGGGGCAATTAATATCAGGCTGGAGTAGTAGAGTGGTGTCTAGGGGTAAGATGGAGTAGTAAAGTGGTGTGTAGTGAGAAGATGGAGTAGTAGAGTGGTGTGTAGTGAGAAGATGGAGTAGTAGAGTGGTGTGTAGTGAGAAGATGGAGTAGTAGAGTGGTGTGTAATGAAAAGATGGAGTAGTAGAGTGGTGTGTAATGAAAAGATGGAGGAGTAGAATGGTGTGAGGTGAGAAGATGGAGTAGTAGAGTGGTGTGAGATGATGGAGTAGTAGAGTGGTGTGAGGTGAGAAGATGGAGTAGTAGAGTGGTGTGAGGTGAGAAGATGGAGTAGTAGAGTGGTGTGTAGTGAGAAGATGGAGTAGTAGAGTGGTGTGTAGTGAGAAGATGGAGTAGTAGAGTGGTGTGTAGTGGTTAGATGGAGTAGTAGAGTGGTGTGTAGTGAGTAGTAGAGTGGTGTGTAGTGAGAAGATGGAGTAGTAGAGTGGTGTGTTGTGAGAAGATGGAGTAGTAGAATGGTGTGAGGTGAGAAGATGGAGTAGTAGAATGGTGTGAGGTGAGAAGATGGAGTAGTAGAATGGTGTGTAGTGAGAAGATGGAGTAGTAGAATGGTGTGTAGTGAGAAGATGGAGTAGTAGAATGGTGTGTAGTGAGAAGATGGAGTAGTAGAATGGTGTGTAGTGAGAAGATGGAGTAGTAGAGTGGTGTGTAGTGAGAAGATGGAGTAGTAGAAAGGTGTGTAGTGAGAAGATGGAGTAGTAGAATGGTGTGTAGTGAGAAGATGGAGTAGTAGAATGGTGTGAGGTGAGAAGATGGAGTAGTAGAGTGGTGTGAGATGATGGAGTAGTAGAGTGGTGTGAGAAGATGGAGTAGTAGAGTGGTGTGAGAAGATGGAGTAGTAGAGTGGTGTGAGAAGATGGAGTAGTAGAGTGGTGTGTAGTGAGAAGATGGAGTAGTAGAGTGGTGTGTAGTGAGAAGATGGAGTAGTAGAGTGGTGTGTAGTGGTTAGATGGAGTAGTAGAGTGGTGTGTAGTGGTTAGATGGAGTAGTAGAGTGGTGTGTAGTGAGAAGATGGAGTAGTAGAGTGGTGTGTAGTGAGAAGATGGAGTAGTAGAGTGGTGTGTTGTGAGAAGATGGAGTAGTAGAATGGTGTGAGGTGAGAAGATGGAGTAGTAGAATGGTGTGTAGTGAGAAGATGGAGTAGTAGAATGGTGTGTAGTGAGAAGATGGAGTAGTAGAATGGTGTGTAGTGAGAAGATGGAGTAGTAGAATGGTGTGTAGTGAGAAGATGGAGTAGTAGAATGGTGTGTAGTGAGAAGATGGAGTAGTAGAGTGGTGTGAGAAGATGGAGTAGTAGAGTGGTGTGTAGTGAGAAGATGGAGTAGTAGAGTGGTGTGAGGTGAGAAGATGGAGTAGTAGAGTGGTGTGTAGTGAGAAGATGGAGTAGTAGAATGGTGTGTAGTGAGAAGATGGAGTAGTAGAGTGGTGTGTAGTGAGAAGATGGAGTAGTAGAGTGGTGTGTAGTGAGAAGATGGAGTAGTAGAGTGGTGTGTAGTGAGAAGATGGAGTAGTAGAATGGTGTGTAGTGAGAAGATGGAGTAGTAGAATGGTGTGTAGTGAGAAGATGGAGTAGTAGAGTGGTGTGTAGTAACGATTTGTCATGATAGAATATCGGTGGGAGTAAAGATATGCTGGTTTAGTAGAGTGTGTAGCGACGTGCTGGAGTAGTAGAATGACACGTAGGGAGAGGAATACAAGGAATAGCAGAGCAGAATACTGTGCACACAGAAATGTTTGAATTATTCTTTTATTACATGTCATATTCCAAAGGTTATAAAAGAAATCCTTCAAATCCTGCCAAGTACAGCCATTAAATGCTTTTATACAGAATAACCACTCCAAGGGCAGGGCCCACACCGTCTAGGGCTGAGCTTTCTCACAAAGCCAAGGAATGTCCACCAGGCAGCAACCAGAGTGTAACAGACGAACACACAGCGTGTACGCAGTCATTTAGTGCAGGAATAGTGCGGCTTGTCTGATGGGAGTGTCAGGCTCTTCTCCTACCAGTTGGCATCATGCTTCTCTGCTACCAGCTTGATAAAATTGGAATGACTGGCATACAGGCTGCAACTACTGCTTACATCCACCCACTGCACCTTCCCTGCATCGTCACCAGCCTGGAGCGGCAGCAAGTCCAGCAAATCACCTTTCGGGGGACACAGACAAAGACACGTTAGTGAGTACAAtcatagcaacaaaaaaaaaaaaaaaaggaagaattaATTAGACTTTGCTCCGTGCCTCACCTGTTTCATCATGATAATTAACAGCCTGAGTCTCCATCCAAGAATTATCCGTGTTACGGGGATCATCTACATAGCCTTTATACACCTGTGACAGAGGACACACATAATGGAGGGTAGTGGATATCTGGCATGTTCTCTGATCAGTCAGAGCTGCGCACGGGTTACACATAGCATAGCAGGGAAACCTGCCTTATATGAATCGGTAGGTTTCCTGGGGACATCTCTTATCCCTGGGATAAAACTAAAGAGGGAGATGATTAAAGTACAGCTTCTTTTTGAAATAAAACCAAAACCGAAGTGAGAACAAGGGATGAACTCagtaacaaaacaaatataaaggaATGTTGACAAGCGGTGCTTAGTTTCGGTTATAGCTGGCGAGGAGCAGTGCAATCTATTGTCCTACAACTATCTTGAGAAAATCACGTTTCTGGTTAGCTCCCACATTGCTGGGCTGGGAATACAGTCACTGGGAAAACATGACAAGCGATCCCACATACAGACCATCGTTATAGAAACAGATGGAATTGCTCTGATGTGATCACAAGTCTCAGCGCGCCCGGGACACAATCTATTTGCCAGTTCAAGTGAGGATGTAGATGGACAGACTTGAACAACGTGTTTGAGCAAGCTGCACCATTTAAATGTAAACAGTTCTGGATGGCTAAAATGTAAACCAATCTGTTTGTATACATTTGGAAACTGGTACAATTCTTAAACTGCACGGTTCCTTTTGGTTAAAATGTGTTTCTGTGGCTAATCTTAACACAATTCCTGAATGAAGTGAGGAGCGATATATTGGATATTAATCTGTCAGATCGTACATATAGGATAATATTGCACTTCCTACCGGTAACGATTTTTGAGAGAATAGAGTCTGGATTTTGTCCTTTGTCTCTTTCTCGTCTCCTTCTTTCTCCAGAGAGTTGAGAGCCTCCTCGCAGAATTCCCTGCGAAGTGTAGCCGTCACCAGCTCACCGGGATCCACCATGCCCTGAGAGACAGGAAACACACAGCTCAGGCTGTGAATGCTCTAAGacctgtgcagtgtgtgtatatggacatatCCAGTTTAGATCAGAACAGCGTGTGTACAGACATATCCAGTTTAGATCAGAACAGCGTGTGTACAGACATATCCAGTTCtatcagagcagtgtgtgtacagaCATATCCAGTTCtatcagagcagtgtgtgtacagaCATATCCAGTTCtatcagagcagtgtgtgtacagaCATATCCAGTTCtatcagagcagtgtgtgtacagaCATATCCAGTTCtatcagagcagtgtgtgtacagaCATATCCAGTTCTATCAGAGCAGCGTGTGTACAGACACATCCAGTTCtatcagagcagtgtgtgtacagaCACATCCAGTTCtatcagagcagtgtgtgtacagaCATATCCAGTTCtatcagagcagtgtgtgtacagaCATCCAGTTCtatcagagcagtgtgtgtacagaCATATCCAGTTCtatcagagcagtgtgtgtacagaCATATCCAGTTCtatcagagcagtgtgtgtacagaCATATCCAGTTCTATCAGAGCAGAGTGTGTACAGACATATCCAGTTCTATCAGAGCAGCGTGTGTACAGACATATCCAGTTCTATCAGAACAGCGTGTGTACAGACATATCCAGTTCtatcagagcagtgtgtgtacagaCATATCCAGTTCTATCAGAGCAGCGTGTGTACAGACACATCCAGTTCtatcagagcagtgtgtgtacagaCATATCCAGTTCtatcagagcagtgtgtgtacagaCATCCAGTTCTATCAGAACAGCGTGTGTACAGACATATCCAGTTCtatcagagcagtgtgtgtacagaCATATCCAGTTCtatcagagcagtgtgtgtacagaCATCCAGTTCtatcagagcagtgtgtgtacagaCATATCCAGTTCtatcagagcagtgtgtgtacagaCATATCCAGTTCTATCAGAGCAGCGTGTGTACAGACATATCCAGTTCTATCAGAGCAGCGTGTGTACAGACATATCCAGTTCtatcagagcagtgtgtgtacagaCATATCCAGTTCtatcagagcagtgtgtgtacagaCATATCCAGTTCTATCAGAGCAGCGTGTGTACAGACATATCCAGTTCtatcagagcagtgtgtgtacagaCACATCCAGTTCtatcagagcagtgtgtgtacagaCATATCCAGTTCtatcagagcagtgtgtgtacagaCATATCCAGTTCtatcagagcagtgtgtgtacagaCATATCCAGTTCtatcagagcagtgtgtgtacagaCATATCCAGTTCtatcagagcagtgtgtgtacagaCATATCCAGTTCtatcagagcagtgtgtgtacagaCATATCCAGTTCTATCAGAGCAGCGTGTGTACAGACATATCCAGTTCtatcagagcagtgtgtgtacagaCACATCCAGTTCtatcagagcagtgtgtgtacagaCATATCCAGTTCtatcagagcagtgtgtgtacagaCATATCCAGTTCtatcagagcagtgtgtgtacagaCATATCCAGTTCtatcagagcagtgtgtgtacagaCATATCCAGTTCtatcagagcagtgtgtgtacagaCATATCCAGTTCTATCAGAGCAGCGTGTGTACAGACATATCCAGTTCTATCAGAGCAGCGTGTGTACAGACATATCCAGTTCTATCAGAGCAGCGTGTTGTATGGGTTTGTTAAACTGAACCTATATTACTTGGCACTAGCTGGTGGCTACATAAAGCAGTCCTAACATTGTATAGAAgaaagggagagagacagacggaTGGCGGACAGACTTAGCGTGATGCCAAGGGACTGGAAGAACTGTGGTCACATGTGGTGATAAGGCACAGAGTCACAGGAAATAGTGGGTTTAGGTGCACTTACCCCTGGGATTGCCCACTGCCCACAGTCCTTCCTCTGTATGGCTACAAACTGGAGGATGGGCTTGCCAGAGCCAGGGTCGGCCACTCTCTGACCAGCGGCATCACGCTTCCACCTAAAGGACAAGAGAGTTATGGAGGGCGAATGGAGCGGCAGACTGGACAGGGAGTATGTAAACAACTAAAGGCCACACCTTGTTATGATGGGGTCACCTGCGTGGTTGGGTCCCCATCTTCCCAGTAGGCCCCTTCCTATTATCCCTGTACGCCCTGCAGGGTTCCTACGAAACAcaaagcaacacatattacacagATCAGGGTAAAAGCCCAGAGCCCTGTTTTGTCTACACTCACCGTGGCGCCCCATTCTCTGTGTGATAGGTTCCTTCTAAACTCTCTCTCTGCACCTTTCCATCAAGGGTATTGAATTGTGGAGAGAACTTGCCATCACTGTGGAGAATATTGACAAAT is a genomic window of Pelobates fuscus isolate aPelFus1 chromosome 8, aPelFus1.pri, whole genome shotgun sequence containing:
- the NUDT9 gene encoding ADP-ribose pyrophosphatase, mitochondrial isoform X2 — encoded protein: MTAQLAARVPQVFVRAARGGCAGIRVTSVCRAANQEPPYLSPSILSSYWFHTSNSCHSTMAAHVKALTSPYPGSQVNRWPVPSEKVSWSIEWPEYKPVEYTAPSVLAQPPWADPPLSDGKFSPQFNTLDGKVQRESLEGTYHTENGAPRNPAGRTGIIGRGLLGRWGPNHAGDPIITRWKRDAAGQRVADPGSGKPILQFVAIQRKDCGQWAIPGGMVDPGELVTATLRREFCEEALNSLEKEGDEKETKDKIQTLFSQKSLPVYKGYVDDPRNTDNSWMETQAVNYHDETGDLLDLLPLQAGDDAGKVQWVDVSSSCSLYASHSNFIKLVAEKHDANW
- the NUDT9 gene encoding ADP-ribose pyrophosphatase, mitochondrial isoform X1 — its product is MTAQLAARVPQVFVRAARGGCAGIRVTSVCRAANQEPPYLSPRSRVGCLAMRMRRGLTCAVTTVTITAALAAMGSILSSYWFHTSNSCHSTMAAHVKALTSPYPGSQVNRWPVPSEKVSWSIEWPEYKPVEYTAPSVLAQPPWADPPLSDGKFSPQFNTLDGKVQRESLEGTYHTENGAPRNPAGRTGIIGRGLLGRWGPNHAGDPIITRWKRDAAGQRVADPGSGKPILQFVAIQRKDCGQWAIPGGMVDPGELVTATLRREFCEEALNSLEKEGDEKETKDKIQTLFSQKSLPVYKGYVDDPRNTDNSWMETQAVNYHDETGDLLDLLPLQAGDDAGKVQWVDVSSSCSLYASHSNFIKLVAEKHDANW
- the NUDT9 gene encoding ADP-ribose pyrophosphatase, mitochondrial isoform X4, producing the protein MRMRRGLTCAVTTVTITAALAAMGSILSSYWFHTSNSCHSTMAAHVKALTSPYPGSQVNRWPVPSEKVSWSIEWPEYKPVEYTAPSVLAQPPWADPPLSDGKFSPQFNTLDGKVQRESLEGTYHTENGAPRNPAGRTGIIGRGLLGRWGPNHAGDPIITRWKRDAAGQRVADPGSGKPILQFVAIQRKDCGQWAIPGGMVDPGELVTATLRREFCEEALNSLEKEGDEKETKDKIQTLFSQKSLPVYKGYVDDPRNTDNSWMETQAVNYHDETGDLLDLLPLQAGDDAGKVQWVDVSSSCSLYASHSNFIKLVAEKHDANW
- the NUDT9 gene encoding ADP-ribose pyrophosphatase, mitochondrial isoform X5; its protein translation is MAAHVKALTSPYPGSQVNRWPVPSEKVSWSIEWPEYKPVEYTAPSVLAQPPWADPPLSDGKFSPQFNTLDGKVQRESLEGTYHTENGAPRNPAGRTGIIGRGLLGRWGPNHAGDPIITRWKRDAAGQRVADPGSGKPILQFVAIQRKDCGQWAIPGGMVDPGELVTATLRREFCEEALNSLEKEGDEKETKDKIQTLFSQKSLPVYKGYVDDPRNTDNSWMETQAVNYHDETGDLLDLLPLQAGDDAGKVQWVDVSSSCSLYASHSNFIKLVAEKHDANW
- the NUDT9 gene encoding ADP-ribose pyrophosphatase, mitochondrial isoform X3 codes for the protein MACHRLRPESRVGCLAMRMRRGLTCAVTTVTITAALAAMGSILSSYWFHTSNSCHSTMAAHVKALTSPYPGSQVNRWPVPSEKVSWSIEWPEYKPVEYTAPSVLAQPPWADPPLSDGKFSPQFNTLDGKVQRESLEGTYHTENGAPRNPAGRTGIIGRGLLGRWGPNHAGDPIITRWKRDAAGQRVADPGSGKPILQFVAIQRKDCGQWAIPGGMVDPGELVTATLRREFCEEALNSLEKEGDEKETKDKIQTLFSQKSLPVYKGYVDDPRNTDNSWMETQAVNYHDETGDLLDLLPLQAGDDAGKVQWVDVSSSCSLYASHSNFIKLVAEKHDANW